One window from the genome of Lysobacter helvus encodes:
- the argS gene encoding arginine--tRNA ligase, with protein MKSSLRALIDQGIAALRTAGTLPPDADAPAFVVERPKDRTHGDFSTNAAMVLAKAARTNPRALAQALVAALPASDDVAKVEIAGPGFINFHLAPEAYARELREIVARGNAYGRNESGAGHTVGVEYVSANPTGPLHVGHGRAAAIGDCIARVLDANGWRVMREFYYNDAGVQIDNLARSVQARAQGKGPDDAGWPEDGYRGDYINDVAQAYLRGETVEFEDHIVHGAKDPADLDAIRAFAVAYLRREQNADLAAYGVAFDVYFLESSLYTQGRVEETVRELVAHGHTYEEGGALWLRTTDFGDDKDRVMRKSDGTYTYFVPDVAYHRSKWQRGYERAITELGADHHGSLQRVLAGLQALDAGIPKGWPEYVLHQMVTVMRGGEEVKLSKRAGSYLTLRDLVEEVGRDATRWFLIARKHDSQLTFDIDLARSQSNDNPVFYVQYAHARVCSLQRQAKEKGYTLDLANGLTHLHVLAEDAHAQALLVALARYPEEVASAAETLEPHAIAQYLRELANAFHGWYHAQAILVEDGGTRDARLALCVGTGQVLKNGLDLLGVSAPEKM; from the coding sequence GTGAAATCCTCCCTCCGCGCCCTCATCGACCAGGGCATCGCCGCCCTGCGCACCGCGGGCACGCTTCCGCCCGACGCCGACGCCCCCGCCTTCGTGGTGGAGCGCCCGAAGGACCGCACGCACGGCGACTTCTCCACCAATGCCGCGATGGTCCTCGCCAAGGCCGCGCGCACCAACCCGCGCGCGCTCGCGCAGGCCCTGGTCGCCGCGTTGCCCGCCTCGGACGACGTGGCGAAGGTCGAGATCGCCGGCCCCGGCTTCATCAATTTCCACCTCGCGCCCGAGGCGTATGCGCGCGAGCTGCGCGAGATCGTCGCGCGCGGCAACGCCTATGGCCGCAACGAAAGCGGCGCGGGCCACACCGTCGGCGTCGAATACGTGTCGGCCAATCCCACCGGCCCGCTGCATGTCGGCCACGGCCGCGCGGCGGCCATCGGCGATTGCATCGCGCGCGTGCTGGATGCCAACGGCTGGCGCGTGATGCGCGAGTTCTACTACAACGATGCCGGCGTGCAGATCGACAACCTCGCCCGCTCGGTGCAGGCGCGCGCGCAAGGCAAGGGTCCGGATGACGCCGGCTGGCCGGAAGACGGCTACCGCGGCGACTACATCAACGACGTGGCGCAGGCGTACCTGCGCGGCGAGACGGTGGAGTTCGAAGACCACATCGTCCACGGCGCGAAGGATCCGGCCGACCTCGACGCCATCCGCGCGTTCGCCGTCGCCTACCTGCGCCGCGAACAGAACGCCGACCTCGCCGCCTACGGCGTGGCGTTCGACGTGTATTTCCTGGAGTCCTCGCTGTACACGCAGGGCCGCGTCGAAGAGACGGTGCGCGAACTCGTCGCGCACGGCCACACGTACGAGGAAGGCGGCGCGCTGTGGCTGCGCACCACCGACTTCGGCGACGACAAGGACCGCGTGATGCGCAAGTCCGACGGCACGTACACGTACTTCGTGCCCGACGTCGCCTACCACCGCTCCAAGTGGCAGCGCGGCTACGAGCGCGCCATCACCGAGCTCGGCGCGGACCACCACGGTTCGCTGCAACGCGTGCTTGCGGGCCTGCAGGCGCTGGACGCCGGCATCCCGAAGGGCTGGCCGGAATACGTGCTGCACCAGATGGTCACCGTCATGCGCGGCGGCGAAGAAGTGAAGCTCTCCAAGCGCGCCGGCAGTTACCTGACGCTGCGCGACCTGGTGGAGGAAGTGGGCCGCGATGCCACGCGCTGGTTCCTGATCGCGCGCAAGCACGACTCGCAGCTCACCTTCGACATCGACCTGGCGCGCTCGCAGAGCAACGACAACCCGGTGTTCTACGTGCAGTACGCGCACGCCCGCGTCTGCAGCCTGCAGCGCCAGGCGAAGGAGAAGGGTTACACCCTCGACCTCGCCAACGGCCTGACGCACCTGCACGTGCTGGCCGAAGACGCCCACGCGCAGGCGCTGCTGGTCGCGCTGGCGCGTTACCCGGAAGAAGTGGCCTCGGCGGCCGAGACGCTGGAACCGCACGCCATCGCGCAATACCTGCGTGAATTGGCGAATGCCTTCCACGGTTGGTACCACGCGCAGGCCATCCTGGTGGAAGATGGCGGCACGCGCGATGCTCGACTCGCGTTGTGCGTCGGCACCGGACAGGTGCTGAAGAACGGGTTGGACCTGCTGGGCGTTTCCGCCCCGGAGAAGATGTGA
- the radC gene encoding RadC family protein — protein MRIRDWSPDDRPREKLSAQGAGALSDAELLAVFLGSGLRGRDAVAIARDLLNAHGPLRTLLERTPLELAELPGIGPARACLLVGALELGHRHFAATQLRGQSIGDTAIAGDYFARRLRHHPSETFAALFLDTKHRTLAFEELFRGTVDRAEIYPREVARRALAYNASAVIVGHNHPSGNPEPSGSDQAITRRLRAALELVDVRLLDHFIVADGPPVSMAARGKL, from the coding sequence ATGCGAATCCGCGACTGGTCCCCCGACGATCGACCCCGTGAAAAACTCTCCGCGCAAGGCGCCGGCGCGTTGTCCGACGCCGAATTGCTCGCCGTCTTCCTCGGCTCCGGCCTGCGCGGCCGGGACGCGGTGGCCATCGCGCGCGACCTGCTGAATGCGCACGGCCCGCTGCGCACCCTGCTCGAACGCACGCCGCTGGAACTGGCGGAACTGCCCGGCATCGGCCCGGCGCGGGCCTGCCTGCTGGTCGGCGCGCTGGAACTGGGCCACCGGCACTTCGCCGCCACCCAGCTGCGCGGCCAGTCGATCGGCGACACCGCCATCGCCGGCGACTACTTCGCCCGCCGGCTGCGCCACCACCCATCGGAAACCTTCGCCGCGCTGTTCCTGGACACCAAGCACCGCACGCTGGCCTTCGAGGAACTGTTCCGCGGCACCGTGGACCGCGCGGAGATCTACCCGCGCGAAGTCGCGCGCCGCGCCCTGGCCTACAACGCCTCGGCCGTGATCGTCGGCCACAACCATCCCAGCGGGAATCCCGAACCCAGCGGCAGCGACCAGGCCATCACGCGCCGCCTGCGTGCCGCGCTGGAACTGGTGGACGTGCGGCTGCTCGACCATTTCATCGTCGCCGACGGTCCACCCGTCTCGATGGCCGCACGAGGGAAGCTGTGA
- the dut gene encoding dUTP diphosphatase, producing MTHVKTLEVKILDPRFGDEWPMPAYATESSAGLDLRAALDAPLLLAPGDAALIPSGLAIHLADPALCAVVLPRSGLGHRHGIVLGNGTGLIDADYQGPLMISTWNRGREAFTIQPGDRIAQLVVLPIVRATLQVVDTFEASVRGEGGFGHTGVR from the coding sequence ATGACCCACGTGAAAACGCTTGAAGTCAAGATCCTCGATCCGCGCTTCGGCGACGAATGGCCGATGCCGGCCTACGCGACCGAATCCAGCGCGGGCCTGGACCTGCGCGCCGCGCTCGACGCCCCGCTGCTGCTGGCGCCGGGCGATGCCGCGCTGATCCCGTCGGGCCTGGCCATCCATCTCGCCGATCCGGCGCTGTGCGCGGTGGTCCTGCCGCGGTCGGGCCTGGGCCACCGGCACGGGATCGTGCTCGGCAACGGCACCGGGTTGATCGATGCGGACTACCAGGGCCCGCTGATGATCAGTACATGGAACCGCGGCCGCGAGGCCTTCACGATCCAGCCGGGCGATCGCATCGCGCAGCTGGTGGTCTTGCCCATCGTGCGCGCGACGCTGCAGGTGGTGGATACTTTCGAGGCAAGCGTGCGCGGCGAAGGTGGCTTCGGCCACACCGGCGTGCGCTGA
- a CDS encoding phosphomannomutase/phosphoglucomutase has product MTEHDHAEPAKRKFDVTNAMRPMLPAIALVALLIAAWLAWSGFVAFRAEQRESSLLRTRDATAMTIAAAVGKDLEQLSTRAASAPATAALASGDLAAAGKVIGDGWAGVEKVEVLGGDFDAAYAGLPDAGYGKLGLVESAMSENKPIAALVRDAGGPKLGLAAPMFQGGKTTAVAYVRMPLALATGALDSANVDDASYLALRQGSFSVVERGDKTLASGAEVRATPIRGTQWRLAAGLPDAGAAPFGLGAIPCFAVAIVLLALSLLAWRASKRPGAAVVADDVHVAAPTLADHLHQAPAAVVPMAKVKDVVVPIKGAPVLIDKGIFRAYDIRGIVGKTLDIGVAELIGQAIGSLMADKGLSDIVVGRDGRLSGPDMVGGLAEGLRKAGRNVIDIGMAATPVVYFAAYQLRTGCCVAVTGSHNPPDYNGFKIVIGGETLSGNAITDLYARIAEDRLHEAASQGNWQQRDVSADYIERITSDVQLDRRLKVVVDAGNGVAGAIAPQVLTSIGAEVTPLFCEVDGTFPNHHPDPSEAHNLESLIQMVKRLDADVGIAFDGDGDRLGVVTKDGHNIFPDRLLMLFAADVLERNPGAVIVYDVKCTGRLPGQILRHGGSPLMWKTGHSLIKAKMRETDAELAGEMSGHFFFKERWFGFDDGIYAAARLLEILASRSQSPSETLDALPDGVSTPEIKVDAPEGDPHAFVEAFRARAKFEGARLSTIDGLRVDWPDGWGLVRASNTTPVLVMRFDGDSRDALTRIQNAFREQLLAMKPDLKLPF; this is encoded by the coding sequence ATGACCGAGCACGACCACGCCGAACCGGCGAAGCGCAAATTCGACGTCACCAACGCCATGCGGCCGATGTTGCCCGCGATCGCGCTGGTCGCCCTGCTGATCGCCGCGTGGCTGGCGTGGAGCGGGTTCGTCGCCTTCCGCGCCGAGCAGCGCGAATCCTCGTTGCTGCGCACGCGCGATGCGACGGCGATGACGATCGCCGCGGCGGTCGGCAAGGATCTCGAACAACTGTCCACGCGCGCGGCCTCCGCGCCGGCGACGGCCGCGCTGGCGTCGGGCGATCTCGCCGCGGCGGGCAAGGTGATCGGCGACGGCTGGGCGGGCGTTGAAAAGGTGGAAGTGCTGGGCGGGGATTTCGACGCGGCGTATGCCGGGTTGCCTGACGCCGGTTACGGCAAGCTCGGCCTCGTCGAATCGGCGATGTCCGAGAACAAGCCGATCGCGGCGCTGGTGCGCGATGCGGGCGGGCCGAAGCTGGGCCTGGCCGCGCCGATGTTCCAGGGCGGCAAGACGACGGCCGTGGCCTACGTGCGCATGCCGCTGGCGCTCGCCACCGGTGCGCTGGATTCGGCGAACGTGGACGATGCGAGTTACCTCGCGCTGCGCCAGGGCAGCTTCAGCGTCGTGGAGCGCGGCGACAAGACGCTCGCGTCGGGCGCCGAAGTCCGCGCAACGCCGATCCGCGGCACGCAGTGGCGCCTCGCCGCGGGCCTGCCCGATGCGGGCGCCGCGCCGTTCGGCCTCGGCGCGATCCCGTGCTTCGCCGTCGCCATCGTGCTGCTGGCCTTGTCGTTGCTCGCATGGCGCGCCAGCAAGCGTCCCGGTGCCGCCGTGGTCGCGGACGACGTGCACGTCGCCGCGCCGACGCTCGCCGATCACCTGCACCAGGCGCCGGCGGCCGTCGTGCCGATGGCGAAGGTCAAGGACGTGGTGGTGCCGATCAAGGGCGCGCCGGTGCTGATCGACAAGGGCATCTTCCGCGCGTACGACATCCGCGGCATCGTCGGGAAGACGCTCGACATCGGCGTCGCCGAGCTCATCGGCCAGGCGATCGGTTCGCTGATGGCGGACAAGGGCCTGTCCGACATCGTGGTCGGCCGCGACGGTCGCCTGTCGGGACCGGACATGGTCGGCGGCCTGGCGGAAGGTTTGCGCAAGGCGGGCCGCAACGTCATCGACATCGGCATGGCGGCCACGCCGGTCGTGTACTTCGCCGCCTACCAGCTGCGCACCGGTTGCTGCGTGGCCGTCACCGGCAGCCACAATCCGCCGGACTACAACGGCTTCAAGATCGTCATCGGCGGCGAAACGCTGTCGGGCAACGCGATCACCGACCTCTACGCGCGCATCGCCGAAGACCGCCTGCACGAAGCAGCGAGCCAGGGCAACTGGCAGCAGCGCGACGTGTCGGCCGATTACATCGAACGCATCACGTCCGACGTGCAGCTGGATCGCCGCCTCAAAGTGGTGGTGGACGCGGGCAACGGCGTCGCCGGTGCGATCGCGCCGCAGGTGCTCACGTCCATCGGCGCCGAAGTCACGCCGCTGTTCTGCGAAGTGGACGGCACGTTCCCCAACCACCATCCCGATCCGAGCGAAGCGCACAACCTCGAAAGCCTCATCCAGATGGTCAAGCGCCTGGACGCGGACGTGGGCATCGCCTTCGACGGCGACGGCGATCGCCTGGGCGTGGTGACGAAGGATGGCCACAACATCTTCCCGGACCGCCTGTTGATGCTGTTCGCGGCCGACGTGCTGGAGCGCAATCCCGGCGCGGTGATCGTGTACGACGTGAAGTGCACCGGCCGCCTGCCGGGCCAGATCCTGCGCCACGGCGGCAGCCCGCTGATGTGGAAGACGGGCCATTCGCTGATCAAGGCCAAGATGCGCGAGACCGATGCCGAGCTCGCGGGCGAGATGAGCGGGCACTTCTTCTTCAAGGAGCGCTGGTTCGGGTTCGACGACGGCATCTATGCCGCGGCGCGCCTGCTGGAAATCCTCGCCAGCCGCAGCCAGTCGCCGAGCGAAACGCTCGACGCGCTGCCCGACGGCGTGTCGACGCCGGAGATCAAGGTGGATGCGCCGGAAGGCGATCCGCATGCGTTCGTCGAAGCGTTCCGTGCGCGCGCGAAGTTCGAGGGCGCGCGCCTGTCGACGATCGATGGCCTGCGCGTGGACTGGCCGGACGGTTGGGGCCTGGTGCGCGCGTCCAACACCACGCCGGTGCTGGTGATGCGTTTCGACGGCGATTCGCGCGATGCGCTCACGCGCATCCAGAACGCGTTCCGCGAGCAGCTGCTTGCGATGAAGCCGGACCTCAAGCTGCCGTTCTGA
- the pyrE gene encoding orotate phosphoribosyltransferase, whose translation MTDHRARFLALALRVQALRFGEFTLKSGRVSPYFFNAGRFDGGAALAELAACYADALDEAGLEFDVLFGPAYKGIPLATALACEFARRGRDVPLAFNRKEAKAHGEGGTLIGASMTGRRVLIVDDVITAGTAIREALGIIGEVGGLPAGIVIALDRQERASEEHAQSAAQAVSDEHGLPVVAVATLADLLAFAGESADLVGHRDALLAYRARYGTTAG comes from the coding sequence GTGACCGACCACCGCGCCCGCTTCCTCGCCCTGGCCCTGCGCGTCCAGGCACTGCGCTTCGGCGAATTCACGCTCAAGTCCGGCCGCGTCAGTCCCTATTTCTTCAACGCCGGCCGCTTCGACGGCGGCGCGGCCCTCGCGGAACTGGCGGCCTGCTACGCCGACGCCCTGGACGAGGCCGGCCTCGAATTCGACGTCCTCTTCGGCCCCGCCTACAAAGGCATCCCGCTCGCCACCGCCCTGGCCTGCGAATTCGCCCGCCGCGGCCGCGACGTGCCCCTCGCCTTCAACCGGAAGGAAGCCAAGGCGCACGGCGAAGGCGGCACGCTCATCGGCGCATCGATGACGGGGCGCCGCGTGCTGATCGTCGACGACGTGATCACCGCCGGCACCGCCATCCGCGAAGCGCTCGGCATCATCGGCGAAGTGGGCGGCCTGCCCGCCGGCATCGTGATCGCACTGGACCGGCAGGAACGCGCCAGCGAAGAGCACGCCCAGTCCGCCGCGCAGGCGGTTTCCGACGAACACGGACTGCCCGTCGTGGCGGTGGCCACGCTCGCCGACCTGCTTGCGTTCGCGGGCGAAAGCGCGGACCTTGTCGGCCACCGCGACGCGCTGCTGGCTTACCGGGCGCGCTACGGCACCACCGCTGGTTGA
- a CDS encoding exodeoxyribonuclease III yields the protein MRIVSFNANGVRSAASKGFFDWFAGQDADVLCLQETKAQEHQISGPDFVPEGYRAWYRDASTKKGYSGVAIYARRQPDEVRTGLGWAPFDDEGRYIEARFGNLSVVSFYIPSGSSGELRQGFKFEVMEWLRPILHHWLHSGRDYVLCGDWNIVRSELDIRNWKSNQKNSGCLPRERDWLNDLCADTHGWVDAYRALHADGQDYTWWSNRGAARAKNVGWRIDYQFCTPSLRDKLRACAIHPSPRFSDHAPFVVDYAL from the coding sequence ATGCGCATCGTCAGCTTCAACGCCAACGGCGTCCGCTCGGCCGCCAGCAAGGGGTTCTTCGATTGGTTCGCCGGCCAGGACGCGGATGTCCTGTGCCTGCAGGAAACCAAGGCGCAGGAGCACCAGATCTCCGGGCCCGACTTCGTGCCCGAGGGCTATCGTGCGTGGTACCGCGACGCCTCGACGAAGAAGGGCTACAGCGGCGTGGCGATCTATGCGCGCCGCCAGCCCGACGAGGTGCGCACGGGCCTGGGCTGGGCGCCGTTCGACGATGAAGGGCGCTACATCGAGGCACGCTTCGGGAACTTGAGCGTGGTGTCGTTCTACATCCCTTCGGGATCGTCGGGCGAACTGCGCCAGGGCTTCAAATTCGAAGTGATGGAGTGGCTGCGGCCGATCCTCCACCACTGGCTGCACAGCGGCCGCGACTACGTGCTGTGCGGCGACTGGAACATCGTGCGCAGCGAACTGGACATCCGGAACTGGAAGTCCAACCAGAAGAATTCCGGCTGCCTGCCGCGCGAACGCGACTGGCTCAACGACCTGTGCGCCGACACCCACGGCTGGGTGGACGCGTACCGCGCGCTGCACGCCGACGGCCAGGACTACACCTGGTGGAGCAACCGCGGCGCGGCGCGCGCGAAGAACGTGGGGTGGCGCATCGATTACCAGTTCTGCACGCCGTCGCTGCGGGACAAGTTGCGGGCGTGCGCGATCCATCCGTCGCCGCGGTTCTCGGACCACGCGCCGTTCGTCGTGGATTACGCGTTGTGA
- a CDS encoding AmpG family muropeptide MFS transporter, whose amino-acid sequence MSVAGAAKPAKPSVWKAFTQPAAWTMFFFGFASGLPFLLVAGTLAYWLKENNIELKEITIIASAGMTYALKFLWAPLLDHTQLPLFSRLGQRRGWLLFAQLAVIAGLLGMSLVTPAQLGIFVVFTLVVAFFGATQDIAVDAYRIEIGPPAVQGALVATYSLGYRIALIVTGAFALFMADHMPWAAVYQVLAGLMLLPVVVTLLAREPDVIRKAPADWNEAMRVSIIEPFTDFFRRYGAQTALLTLAFILLFKIPEQALVGGIMSPFYLAMDFTKTQIGAITKIYGIWMGILGVFLGGMAIARWGVRRPLLASIVLCASCNLLYVWLIGHKGSLAALTLVISAENLTLGFLGTAAVAFLSALVNRQHTATQYALLSSMVNLPGKVLGVFAGGIVEATSYSTYFIIATLAVLPATFLFLYLWPRFRHIDVPPDR is encoded by the coding sequence GTGAGCGTGGCCGGAGCGGCGAAACCCGCGAAGCCTTCGGTCTGGAAAGCGTTCACGCAGCCTGCCGCGTGGACGATGTTTTTCTTCGGGTTCGCCTCGGGGCTGCCGTTCCTGCTGGTCGCCGGCACGCTGGCGTACTGGTTGAAGGAAAACAACATCGAGCTGAAGGAAATCACGATCATCGCGAGCGCGGGCATGACGTATGCGCTCAAGTTCCTGTGGGCGCCGTTGCTCGACCACACGCAACTGCCGCTGTTCTCGCGGCTGGGGCAGCGGCGCGGGTGGCTGCTGTTCGCGCAGCTGGCGGTGATCGCGGGCTTGCTGGGCATGTCGCTGGTGACGCCTGCGCAGCTCGGGATCTTCGTCGTGTTCACCCTGGTGGTGGCGTTCTTCGGCGCGACGCAGGACATCGCGGTGGATGCTTACCGCATCGAGATCGGGCCGCCGGCGGTGCAGGGCGCGCTCGTGGCGACGTATTCGCTCGGTTATCGCATCGCGCTGATCGTGACCGGCGCGTTCGCGCTGTTCATGGCCGACCACATGCCGTGGGCGGCCGTGTACCAGGTGCTCGCGGGATTGATGCTGCTGCCGGTCGTCGTGACGCTGCTGGCGCGCGAACCCGACGTGATTCGCAAGGCGCCCGCGGACTGGAACGAAGCGATGCGCGTGAGCATCATCGAGCCGTTCACCGATTTCTTCCGCCGTTACGGCGCGCAGACGGCGCTGCTGACGCTCGCCTTCATCCTGCTGTTCAAGATCCCCGAGCAGGCGCTGGTGGGCGGGATCATGAGCCCGTTCTACCTGGCGATGGATTTCACCAAGACCCAGATCGGTGCGATCACCAAGATCTACGGGATCTGGATGGGGATCCTCGGCGTGTTCCTCGGCGGCATGGCGATCGCGCGCTGGGGCGTGCGGCGGCCGCTGCTGGCTTCGATCGTGTTGTGCGCGAGCTGCAACCTGCTCTACGTCTGGCTGATCGGGCACAAGGGGAGCCTCGCGGCGCTGACCCTGGTGATCTCCGCCGAAAACCTGACGCTGGGCTTCCTCGGCACCGCCGCCGTGGCGTTCCTGTCGGCGCTGGTGAACCGGCAGCACACGGCGACGCAATACGCGCTGTTGAGTTCGATGGTGAACCTGCCGGGCAAGGTGCTCGGGGTGTTCGCCGGCGGCATCGTCGAAGCGACCAGCTATTCCACGTACTTCATCATCGCGACGCTGGCCGTGTTGCCGGCGACGTTCCTGTTCCTGTACCTGTGGCCCAGGTTCCGGCACATCGACGTGCCGCCGGACCGCTGA
- a CDS encoding anhydro-N-acetylmuramic acid kinase, translated as MASDAAELHLGLISGTSADGIDVALVRFEGAHCALVKGHTFPWDAALRERLVALGQGGHANSLDELGGLDVQIAHAFADAALALLERAHAAPRDVRSLGSHGQTVRHRPQAAHPFTWQLGDGNVIAERTGIDTVADFRRRDVAAGGQGAPLVPAFHAAMLHDAHEDRAVLNLGGIANFTLLPAVGDVRGFDTGPANALMDAWCDRHLGTPYDAHGAFAARGTVDAALLARLRDEPWFATPPPKSSGREQFHLAWVEARLSGDESPEDVQATLLELTATTVVDALRATQPATRRVLACGGGVHNPHLLARIAAHLPGVHVESTAAHGLDPDFVEAMAFAWLAREALAGRPGNVPAVTGARGPRVLGVVYPRQD; from the coding sequence ATGGCGAGCGACGCAGCAGAACTCCATCTCGGCCTGATCTCCGGCACCAGCGCCGACGGCATCGACGTCGCGCTCGTCCGGTTCGAGGGCGCGCATTGCGCGCTGGTGAAAGGCCACACGTTTCCCTGGGATGCCGCGCTGCGCGAACGCCTCGTCGCGCTCGGACAAGGCGGCCACGCCAATTCCCTCGACGAACTCGGCGGCCTCGACGTGCAGATCGCGCACGCCTTCGCCGATGCCGCACTCGCCTTGCTCGAACGCGCCCACGCCGCCCCGCGCGACGTCCGTTCCCTCGGCTCGCACGGGCAGACCGTGCGCCATCGCCCGCAGGCCGCGCATCCGTTCACCTGGCAACTCGGCGACGGCAACGTCATCGCCGAACGCACCGGCATCGACACCGTCGCCGATTTCCGCCGGCGCGACGTCGCCGCCGGCGGCCAGGGCGCACCGCTCGTGCCCGCCTTCCACGCCGCGATGCTGCACGACGCGCACGAAGACCGCGCTGTCCTCAACCTCGGCGGCATCGCCAATTTCACCTTGTTGCCTGCGGTTGGCGACGTCCGCGGTTTCGACACGGGTCCCGCGAATGCGTTGATGGACGCCTGGTGCGATCGCCACCTCGGCACGCCGTACGACGCGCACGGCGCGTTCGCCGCACGCGGCACCGTCGATGCCGCACTGCTCGCACGCCTGCGCGACGAACCGTGGTTCGCAACGCCGCCGCCGAAGAGCAGCGGCCGCGAACAATTCCATCTCGCGTGGGTGGAAGCCCGCCTGTCCGGCGACGAATCCCCCGAAGACGTCCAAGCCACGCTCCTCGAACTCACCGCCACCACCGTCGTCGACGCGTTGCGCGCCACCCAACCTGCGACGCGTCGCGTGCTCGCCTGCGGCGGCGGCGTGCACAACCCGCACCTGCTCGCGCGCATCGCCGCGCACCTGCCGGGTGTGCACGTGGAATCCACTGCCGCGCACGGCCTGGATCCGGATTTCGTCGAAGCGATGGCGTTCGCGTGGCTCGCGCGCGAAGCGCTGGCCGGGCGTCCAGGCAACGTGCCTGCGGTGACCGGCGCACGCGGCCCGCGTGTGCTCGGCGTGGTGTATCCGCGCCAGGACTAG
- a CDS encoding peptidoglycan DD-metalloendopeptidase family protein, with amino-acid sequence MGKSGIGNARRARLDNLREAALHKDVVARRVPAGFNGRWTRRQWAHASLVATLAALVAAIVPGFPANSQAAAAPVPTRTTLALTLPPLPLAKLRGQTGDSWQIVRVERGQTLGSLFEDLDLPAATMHAMLDQPGAKQALTRMKPGTELAFDLPVGGGLRAFRYDRDDTHRVELTFDGDKITQQVIERPTQSRTVVISGNVGKSLYHSARKLGLSPGAINTLTDDIFKYDIDFNDDVAASDRFSVVVEQTWRDGELIRTGPVQAATFTVGGTLHSGFRFERSGKAEYFTADGRPLKKTFIRMPIPYARLTSSFGSRRHPVLGTVRQHQGVDYAASTGTPIMAAGDARVQFVGWKGGYGRAVILDHGRGYTTLYGHMSRFGDIKQGQKIPQGRVIGYVGMTGLATGPHLHYEFRINGVHRNPLSITMPPPEPLNGAALAQFRSQTSNALARIQRVEKVIYADAEPAPAPKPAKQKKA; translated from the coding sequence ATGGGCAAGTCCGGCATCGGCAATGCGCGTCGCGCGCGTCTCGACAACCTGCGCGAGGCCGCGCTCCATAAAGACGTGGTCGCGCGTCGCGTCCCGGCCGGTTTCAACGGCCGCTGGACCCGCCGCCAATGGGCCCACGCCAGCCTGGTCGCCACCCTTGCCGCGCTCGTCGCCGCCATTGTCCCGGGCTTCCCGGCCAATTCGCAGGCCGCAGCCGCGCCCGTCCCCACCCGCACCACGCTCGCCCTCACCCTGCCGCCGCTGCCGCTCGCCAAGCTGCGTGGCCAGACCGGCGACAGCTGGCAGATCGTCCGCGTCGAGCGCGGCCAGACCCTGGGCTCGCTGTTCGAAGACCTCGACCTGCCCGCCGCCACCATGCACGCGATGCTCGACCAGCCCGGCGCGAAGCAGGCGCTGACGCGCATGAAGCCCGGCACCGAGCTCGCCTTCGACCTGCCGGTCGGTGGCGGCCTGCGCGCCTTCCGTTACGACCGCGACGACACGCACCGCGTCGAACTCACCTTCGACGGCGACAAGATCACCCAGCAGGTGATCGAGCGTCCCACGCAGTCGCGCACCGTCGTGATCAGCGGCAACGTCGGCAAGTCGCTCTACCACTCCGCCCGCAAGCTGGGCCTGTCGCCGGGCGCGATCAACACGCTGACCGACGACATCTTCAAGTACGACATCGACTTCAACGACGACGTCGCCGCCAGCGACCGCTTCAGCGTCGTCGTCGAGCAGACCTGGCGCGACGGCGAACTGATCCGCACCGGCCCGGTGCAGGCCGCCACGTTCACCGTCGGCGGCACGCTCCATTCGGGCTTCCGTTTCGAGCGCAGCGGCAAGGCCGAGTACTTCACCGCCGACGGCCGTCCGCTGAAGAAAACCTTCATCCGCATGCCGATCCCGTACGCGCGCCTCACCTCGAGCTTCGGCTCGCGGCGCCATCCGGTGCTCGGCACGGTGCGCCAGCACCAGGGCGTGGATTACGCCGCGTCCACCGGCACGCCGATCATGGCCGCCGGCGATGCACGCGTGCAGTTCGTCGGCTGGAAGGGCGGCTACGGCCGCGCCGTCATCCTCGACCACGGCCGCGGCTACACCACGCTGTACGGCCACATGTCGCGCTTCGGCGACATCAAGCAGGGCCAGAAGATCCCGCAGGGCCGCGTGATCGGCTACGTCGGCATGACGGGCCTGGCCACCGGCCCGCACCTGCACTACGAATTCCGCATCAACGGCGTGCACCGCAATCCGCTGTCGATCACCATGCCGCCGCCGGAACCGCTCAACGGCGCCGCGCTCGCGCAGTTCCGTTCGCAGACGTCCAATGCCCTCGCCCGCATCCAGCGCGTGGAGAAGGTGATCTACGCCGACGCCGAACCCGCGCCGGCCCCCAAGCCCGCGAAGCAGAAGAAAGCCTGA